The sequence below is a genomic window from Zygosaccharomyces rouxii strain CBS732 chromosome D complete sequence.
ACTTGAACTTCCCTGTTTCCTGTAATTGCAGTGATGTAGTTGGCAAAGGATTTTCTTAGATGTTGGAATTCTTTCTCATTAGAGCAGTGAGGAGCCAAGAAGGCGAAGTTGCTGCATTCATTATACCATTTCTCTCTTCTTTCCCATACatctctaatttcttccaTGTATGCTGGCCTAGTAGGATCAGATTGTAGGAAAACAATCGTCTCTTCAATATCTCTGTGTAGATGCAAAACTACACCACCATCAGAGGCATACTTCTTGAGATGTTCTCTGGAGACTTCATTCTCCACGAGGCCGCCACCGGCGGAAAAAACATAACCACCGTCACCATATTGTTCAACGGTCTCTTTGAATAAGTTGGCTTCCGCTTCTCTAAATTTATCCCAACCATGTTCAGCTACAAAGTCCTTCACGGTGCCTTTAGCATATTGCTTCTCGAATAGGACGTCCAAGTCGCAGAGTTCATATCCCAAGATTTGAGAACACCAGCGACCCAATGTACTCTTTCCAGCGGCTCTCATACCAATTAAAACGACACTTCTCTTGGTCTTCTTACCAGATAGGTACCCTAGAGGCTCAGCACCATCTAGATGGGCGCCTAGTTCAGTGTGTAGTACATCCCACCAGCCTGGCCAAGTCTTACCAGTGCATCTTCTCTCCAAGATTCTAACTGGCTTAATATCAGCAGCAGGATGGCTCTTGGAATAATTTACCATGCCCGCTAATAGTGATAAACTCATGGCCACACGGTGATCATCATACgattcaattccaattggaCCAGTAGAGTTTGAAGGTAATTGTAATAGATCGAGAGAATTGATACCATGGATCTGAATACCATCTGGCAATTCCTTTGTGGCAACACCAAACTTTGCCAATTCGGTACTCATAGCTTCAATTCTATTACATTCTTTAACACGTTGGTTAGCAATACCTTCAATGGTTGTCACATTAGCAGAATCCGTATCATTATCGTGGGCAACAGCTGCCACTACAGAAGCAGTTAAAAATGCATCTGTCATTGGTTCCATATCGACGTGTTTTAATGGTCTCAGAGAACCGGTTGGGGGTCCTGTCACTGTTGTACTGTTAGCAGTTTGTTCAACTTTACATCCCATTGGTCTCAAAACTTCAATAGCAAACCTAGCATCACCTTGTAAGGATTCGTAACCAATATTGGGAACGGTGACCGTAGTACCAGTCATAGCAGCAAATGCAAGTGGATATGTAGCGCTAGAAGCATCGCTTTCAATGATGTATTCTGGAGGATTGGTGTATTGGCCTTTAGGAATGTGATAGGTATATGGTTCTGTAGTAGAGACCTCTACTTTAATTCCGAATTTCTCCATCATCTTAATAGTCATATCCACGTACAATTGGGAAATAGGTTTACCGCCGACTAATGCCAACGTGACAGGGTTCTCTGCATATGGTGCACACATCAACACAGATGACACATACTGCGATGAAACGGTAGCCGCCAATTCGATTCTACCACCTTTGAAAGGAGTACTGGTATAGATTTTTAGTGGCAAAGAGCCTTCGCTCTTTAAATAATCGATCTTGGTACCGTTAGTACGTAGAGAATCAACTAGTGGACCAATAGGTCTCTGTTGCATTCTAGCATTACCCGTTAGAACCACATAGTCCTGcttagatgaagaatttaccaaagCTGCCAAAGTGGTCAAGAATCTGGATGCTGTGCCCGCGTTACCCAAGTATAATGGATCTGCTGACGCAGTTAAGGTTTCACCACCATGTCCTTCCAACACCACCGTTTCACCATTGTCTTCCCAAGTGATAGAAGCGCCCTTCAATTCTTGCACAGCTGTAAGCATATGTTTCGTATCATCAGAATGtaacaaattcttgatcttgCAAGTTCCTTTACCTAGTGCCGCCAAGATTAGAGCACGGTTTGAAATAGATTTTGAGCCTGGAGGTACAATTGTCTTTGCCTGTTCTTGAGGAATATTGCTGAATGGATAGACTAAAGTTTCATCAGTGAGAACAAATTTCAGGTCTTCGTCATTAACGTAGTGAGCAGATTTACCATAACATTTCCCAATGCTCTCCAGAATAACCACTTTCTTTTTCGAACCATCATTCTTCTTATCGATACTCATCTTTTGTAATAAGACGTCCAAAGGTGTCTTCTTCTGTAAAGTCAAGTCtttaaaccatttttccTCTGGTGAAATGGGTAATCCGTATGCTGCTAGAATCTTAGTTAATCGCGACACTTGGGTAGGTGATAAAATACCTAAATAACGTGACAACTCGGCTTCTTTGATCATACCAATGGAGACACATTCACCGTGTAAGGCTTGAGGTGTCAAAATAGCTTCATATGCATGACCCACAGAATGGCCgaaatttaataaatttCTTAGACTTGATTCACGTTCATCAGATGAAACCACTTCTGCCTTCACCTTTATACTTTCAAGAACTAACTTAAAGGTATGTTCTAGCATGGCTTCGATGTTTGTATAGTGAATGTCATTTACTTCACCTGTACTTAAGCCATTAACTTTAATCACTTTAGAGCCATTGACCACTCTTAAAAAGAGCTCTGCATTTGATTCCAATCTTTCGAATTCTAGGCCATTCCAAATACATGCAGTCTTGATCACTTCTGCCATACCATTAATAAACTCTCTACGGGGTAAAGTTTCTAACCATTTAACATCAACTAGCACAAACTGAGGTTGCCAAAATGCACCGATAAAGTTTTTACCTAATGGTGTATCCACGGCGGTTTTACCACCGATAGATGAATCCACCATGGCTAAAAGAGATGTAGGAACTTGCACCACACGGACACCTCTCATAAATGTAGCTGCAACAAATCCAACCATGTCACCAATGATACCGCCACCAATGGCAATAATCACAGTATCACGGGTACATCCCTTCGATAACAAATAATCTTCAATATCGGCCTTCGTACTTCTTGTCTTGTTGGCTTCACCTGGTTTAACCGCATATTGCAAAAGACGTGAACCTTCTGGTAAACTAGACCTTAATTCTTGAACGAAATCTTGGCAGTAGGGAACTTTACTCAAATTTGTGTCATTGACTACCACATATGTAGATGACCGACAATCGTTGATAATTGTCTGAACCATGTCAGTGTGGATATCATAACCGACATGGATAGATTCTTTGCCCAAAATGGGcactttttcaaacttaACCATTGGTATTCAAACACCTTAAGGCCTTCAATGGGGCTTTTTTATCAGAATTGTTTCCTTATAGTGAAAGGAACTTCTGTCATTTTTTCGATACTTTTTCACCTACAAGTAAAAAATTTCCCCGTATCCACCTCGAAGAGAAACTGAGTCATCTTTAACATCATCACTGTTATTATGGCCGTTGCACTTGTTGATGCTGGATCCTTTCTAAGTCAAGCATAGGGTCCTTAAGTTGGCCATGAATGATCCCTCGTCGTAGATGTTGTTGATCCGTTCTGCATCCTCTATTAACGTGTAGCTCTGCAATCTGTAAAGTCTGCCGTCATAGGGATTCGTACTGAAAAATTCGTGTTGATCTGTAGGTAGATCCAATCGATCGGTCAAATCGTAGTACCATTTGCCACTACTACTTTTAACTAATCTCTTCTCCCTCATATATTCGTGAATTGTAAACCACTTATCCTTCTCATTTGTAGTCATACCTTCTCTAACCATGCATAATTGCAGATATGTGAATACTATACAGATCAATGCAAAGCATCCAGTCAGCAGGTTAAATGCTAAGATCGATCTTGGGTATTTTATATTGGGCTTTAGCCCAACGATAGACATACTTCTAATGAATGCATATGACATCGATAAAGAGTTTAGAACCAGGAACAGGTAAAAGTACAGATAATTCCCCAATCCGACGCAATTGTTGATCCATATGCAGTGATGATCTACCGCAAGAACGCATTGATTACACACGTTGCAATGCTTAGAACGTGCAGGTTTAGGAAGTTGACAAGTACGACAGTTGATGTTGGGATAAAACAGTAGATTATCGTATCTGAACTTATCAATATTCCTCCTCTTACAACTTTTTGTGGTCTCAGGTCCTATTATAGCCGCCAATATACCTGTTGCTGGAGTCAAAACGATGAAGAAAGGTATAAAAAACCAataatcaaagaaattaagTCCTGGAGACAACTGTGGTATCACATTCTTAATGGCTAGATGTACAACTCCCAAATATATAGAGGAATAGAACAGTGGCACTAGGTAGAATTTCCAACGAAACCTATCATTATCTTGAAacaaaggaagaaagaCGTATTTGTAGTAGAGGGAGAATGGCCATTGGTATTTGAATAGCGGGGATATTAGCAGCACAGCGATCTGCAAGATGAGAGCAGCTATTAGAATGAGCATCATCGTGAAGGGGACTTGTTGTTAGGGAAGGGCAAGTGATCTCGACGGAGAATCTCTTACTCTGGTGAGAATATGACCTGGTCTATTTAAGGGTTACAATTAATGGGCTCCAAAAAGACTTGTACTTGGTCTCTGTAGGATTTTATGATTCAATGATAGTATTATATCAAGAAGTTCAAGTCCgctttcaaaagaacaaggGAAAAACGCTACAATATATCACCCATAGAGATTCCAATCGAAGTTTTTGGGGTGGGCTTTCAGgggtggtggtgatggatTCAACGGTTCCAGTAGATCTGACCACATTACAAGAAACATTGGAACACTTGCACCAGGTTATCAACGGTTTGGCGTTCTATCTAAATACAGTgagattaaagaaaagtgaaatTCGGCAATGTTGTGAAAGTTACTGGTACGGTGAGCAATTGGGTGTATCTTGTGATCCCCACAGAGATATTTGTCGATTGCAAGAGATCGCTAGTATGGCAAGATTAGTGCATAATATGTCGGTACCTTTGAATTCCATATCTTTGATCGAAATTCAGGAACATATTAAGAAGCTATTTCCTTCAAATCCAGTCCACAAATTAGAGACTGTCTCATACTTCAGCAGTCCAAGTCtcgatgaaaaattgctCACGTCAGTAGTGGTAGATTTACTCATCAGCGTTTGTAGAGGTCTGACAGGTACAGATCATCAAACATCGCCGCATCTACAGAAGGAAATCGTATCTATTATCAATATGAGATTCATACGTCCATAATCTTTATTACTCTGGAGTTGTGCCAAGCAGAAATTGCAAACATGAGCTAAttttatatatatctaCATACACAAAGCATAAACTGCAATAACAAAAACGACTAATGataaatgaaattaaaatccACTCCAGCAATACTCCATGAcccttttccaaatggtCTTGGCTACTCTACGACCTAAAAACTTACCTACCAGTGGTAGTAATATCCAATTGAGCACTTTGTTTAATTGATCCAGTGATTCCTCCCACTGTTTTTGGGCATCTAGCAATTGACCTTCATAATAATCATCCATAAGATCACTCTCGTAATCAgaatattcttcttcttcctcttctcctTCATTTAATGGTAattcttcgtcttcatcgTATGCATCTAAGAGCTCAGCTTCTCTCTCCATATCATCGAGGACATCTGCCAATTCTGGTCGCAGGGAACGGGGAATATTCTGGCCTACACTCTCCCAGGAtccaaattcatcaccagAGCTCATTAGTGACTATTATCTTTAGGAACCTTACTCCGCCACTAATGTTGGAAATGTGGGTTCGCCTTTAAAGATCGACGAAGTCCACTAATACATCAACATACTACTTACAATGTAAGGTAAAAGTACGCCACTTTGCTCgagattaaagaaattataAAGATAGATTTGGTCTTGGAGTTTTGATTAATATATACATGATGTGGTGGATTACCGATTGGATGAGTCGTAAGGACCCTGTTGCCGATTTAAAGCACTTTCAGGATAAGATTATGAATCTCGTAAAAGTAGGTGGCAATATGGAAAACACTATGGTTAATGGACAGGTTAACCAGTGGCATTTTCACAATTCTAATGCCTCTGAAGTGACGACGCCGACGCTTTTAATTCATGGATATGCGGCATCCTCGATGGCTTACTACAGGACATTCCAGGGGCTTACAGACAAGATTAGCGATCTCTACACTATAGATTTACCCTCTAATGGACTTTCAAAGGAGCTCCCACTGATACTAGATGGTCAGACACCTCCGCCCTTAAAAGTTGAGATTCATAAGGACGGCAGCAAGTTTAAGATTATCGAGAGAGTGGATGCAGAGCACTGTCGGTCGGTGGTAAAACAGTATGAGGATTACTATTTGGACAGTATAGAACTTTGGAGAAAGCATAATGGGATTGGTCGGTTCAATTTGGTGGGACATTCGTTTGGTGGGTACATTGCGTTTAAATACGCTGTGAAATATCCAAAGGCAGTGGAACAACTGGGTCTTATATCACCGTTAGGTGTAGAGAGTAACATCTACTCGGTAAATAATGATTGGAAATTGGATACGGTCTATGAAATGGAATCAACAGATCCTGCATCCCGGATGTACGGTAAAAACTGGGAAATTCCTAAAGTCTTATTCGAAAGGCAGACGGAGTTATTAAGATGGATGGGACCTATTGGGGCCAAACTCTGCTGGAATTACATCACAGCAGCTTATAACAAATTGCCGACAATGGAATATAAAGATTACGTCTTTGAACTCTTATATGGTAACGGTGGGATTCCAAAGACCGCTAGAAAGGTGTTTGGAGGTCTTTTCACTAGGAGCCTTCTAGCAAGGGATCCCATCATGGATTCTATGGATAAACTGGGTGCAAGGAAAGTTTTGCTTCTGTATGGTGATTCCGATTGGATGAATAACTACGCTGGATATCGTATGGTAGAATTGTTGAATCAGAAAAGAGGCAAGGGCTACGCAACTTATGATGAAGTGCCCGATGCAAGGCACAATCTATTTCTTGACAATCCAGATTCATTTAACGATAAATTGATACAGTTTTTGGGTGAATAGGGAATACTtgttttgttgttgttttttttatataATATGAACATATTGTAAAGGTTGCTCTTCTTAATGAACcgaatc
It includes:
- the ARO1 gene encoding pentafunctional protein ARO1p (highly similar to uniprot|P08566 Saccharomyces cerevisiae YDR127W ARO1 Pentafunctional arom protein catalyzes steps 2 through 6 in the biosynthesis of chorismate which is a precursor to aromatic amino acids) — its product is MVKFEKVPILGKESIHVGYDIHTDMVQTIINDCRSSTYVVVNDTNLSKVPYCQDFVQELRSSLPEGSRLLQYAVKPGEANKTRSTKADIEDYLLSKGCTRDTVIIAIGGGIIGDMVGFVAATFMRGVRVVQVPTSLLAMVDSSIGGKTAVDTPLGKNFIGAFWQPQFVLVDVKWLETLPRREFINGMAEVIKTACIWNGLEFERLESNAELFLRVVNGSKVIKVNGLSTGEVNDIHYTNIEAMLEHTFKLVLESIKVKAEVVSSDERESSLRNLLNFGHSVGHAYEAILTPQALHGECVSIGMIKEAELSRYLGILSPTQVSRLTKILAAYGLPISPEEKWFKDLTLQKKTPLDVLLQKMSIDKKNDGSKKKVVILESIGKCYGKSAHYVNDEDLKFVLTDETLVYPFSNIPQEQAKTIVPPGSKSISNRALILAALGKGTCKIKNLLHSDDTKHMLTAVQELKGASITWEDNGETVVLEGHGGETLTASADPLYLGNAGTASRFLTTLAALVNSSSKQDYVVLTGNARMQQRPIGPLVDSLRTNGTKIDYLKSEGSLPLKIYTSTPFKGGRIELAATVSSQYVSSVLMCAPYAENPVTLALVGGKPISQLYVDMTIKMMEKFGIKVEVSTTEPYTYHIPKGQYTNPPEYIIESDASSATYPLAFAAMTGTTVTVPNIGYESLQGDARFAIEVLRPMGCKVEQTANSTTVTGPPTGSLRPLKHVDMEPMTDAFLTASVVAAVAHDNDTDSANVTTIEGIANQRVKECNRIEAMSTELAKFGVATKELPDGIQIHGINSLDLLQLPSNSTGPIGIESYDDHRVAMSLSLLAGMVNYSKSHPAADIKPVRILERRCTGKTWPGWWDVLHTELGAHLDGAEPLGYLSGKKTKRSVVLIGMRAAGKSTLGRWCSQILGYELCDLDVLFEKQYAKGTVKDFVAEHGWDKFREAEANLFKETVEQYGDGGYVFSAGGGLVENEVSREHLKKYASDGGVVLHLHRDIEETIVFLQSDPTRPAYMEEIRDVWERREKWYNECSNFAFLAPHCSNEKEFQHLRKSFANYITAITGNREVQVPNKRSAFVCLTFGDLTEKASVLPSIVRGCDAVELRVDHLAKYDSQFVSKQLSTLRTATNDLPIVFTLRTKKQGGKFPDEDYTGMARLFDVALKACVEYIDLELTLPIDVQYKVSNTKGYTKIIGSHHDFGAKYPWKDPEWENRYNQALSLDVDVIKFVGTATKFEDNLALERFREEHKSKPLIAINMGEIGKISRVLNPILTPITSEHLPNSSAPGQLTLAQINKIFASMGGITSKKFFVVGNPVSHSRSPVLHNTGYKLNGLPHHFDRFETDSAQVVKETLLDGEPSLGGLAVTIPLKLDIMKYMNQLTDAARVIGAMNTVIPLGNHHFKGDNTDWIGIKHSLTSNGVPEKVSNVAGLVIGAGGTSRAAIYSLHNLGCHRIFVINRTVSKSIELRDSFPQEYNVVAAETTQQIDHLNEHIGIAVSCVPADKDLDTELLAKLERFLHKGKHNSFVPTLLEAAYKPDVTPVMKLAHDKYQWQVVPGRELLVHQGVAQFEIWTGAKAPFQEIFNAVTRD
- the SWF1 gene encoding palmitoyltransferase SWF1 (similar to uniprot|Q04629 Saccharomyces cerevisiae YDR126W SWF1 Spore Wall Formation); translation: MMLILIAALILQIAVLLISPLFKYQWPFSLYYKYVFLPLFQDNDRFRWKFYLVPLFYSSIYLGVVHLAIKNVIPQLSPGLNFFDYWFFIPFFIVLTPATGILAAIIGPETTKSCKRRNIDKFRYDNLLFYPNINCRTCQLPKPARSKHCNVCNQCVLAVDHHCIWINNCVGLGNYLYFYLFLVLNSLSMSYAFIRSMSIVGLKPNIKYPRSILAFNLLTGCFALICIVFTYLQLCMVREGMTTNEKDKWFTIHEYMREKRLVKSSSGKWYYDLTDRLDLPTDQHEFFSTNPYDGRLYRLQSYTLIEDAERINNIYDEGSFMANLRTLCLT
- a CDS encoding uncharacterized protein (no similarity), whose product is MIVLYQEVQVRFQKNKGKTLQYITHRDSNRSFWGGLSGVVVMDSTVPVDLTTLQETLEHLHQVINGLAFYLNTVRLKKSEIRQCCESYWYGEQLGVSCDPHRDICRLQEIASMARLVHNMSVPLNSISLIEIQEHIKKLFPSNPVHKLETVSYFSSPSLDEKLLTSVVVDLLISVCRGLTGTDHQTSPHLQKEIVSIINMRFIRP
- the MIM2 gene encoding Mim2p (some similarities with uniprot|Q3E798 Saccharomyces cerevisiae YLR099W-A Hypothetical ORF identified by homology. See FEBS Letters [2000] 487:31-36.), with protein sequence MSSGDEFGSWESVGQNIPRSLRPELADVLDDMEREAELLDAYDEDEELPLNEGEEEEEEYSDYESDLMDDYYEGQLLDAQKQWEESLDQLNKVLNWILLPLVGKFLGRRVAKTIWKRVMEYCWSGF
- a CDS encoding uncharacterized protein (similar to uniprot|Q04623 Saccharomyces cerevisiae YDR125C) — its product is MMWWITDWMSRKDPVADLKHFQDKIMNLVKVGGNMENTMVNGQVNQWHFHNSNASEVTTPTLLIHGYAASSMAYYRTFQGLTDKISDLYTIDLPSNGLSKELPLILDGQTPPPLKVEIHKDGSKFKIIERVDAEHCRSVVKQYEDYYLDSIELWRKHNGIGRFNLVGHSFGGYIAFKYAVKYPKAVEQLGLISPLGVESNIYSVNNDWKLDTVYEMESTDPASRMYGKNWEIPKVLFERQTELLRWMGPIGAKLCWNYITAAYNKLPTMEYKDYVFELLYGNGGIPKTARKVFGGLFTRSLLARDPIMDSMDKLGARKVLLLYGDSDWMNNYAGYRMVELLNQKRGKGYATYDEVPDARHNLFLDNPDSFNDKLIQFLGE